Sequence from the Thermocaproicibacter melissae genome:
TGCGCCGCTTCCGCGGCCCTGGCCGCATCGTCCGCCGTATGTCTGCGGCCGAGCAGGCGCAGTTCGTTTTCGTCCGCGGACTGCAAGCCGAGCGAGACTCGGTTTACGCCCGCCGCCGAGGCTTCGCGGAAAAAATCCGAAAGGTCGCCGCCGGGGTTTGCCTCCACGGTGATTTCGGCATTTTCCAGGCCGAATACGCTTCTTGCCGCTTCGGTGATGCGGGCAATGCGTTTTCCGCCCAGCAGGCTCGGCGTTCCGCCGCCGAAATACAGCGTGTCCGCGCTTCGGCCGGTTTCTTTCGACCAGAATTTTATTTTGCCAATGATACTTTCCGTATATTCATCCATCATGGCTTCCGTTCCGCGCAGGGAAAAGAAGTCGCAATAAGGACATTTTCCGTCGCAAAACGGCACATGAATGTAAAGGCCGAAAGGATTTTGCATCTGTTCTCTTCCTTTTATAAAGCAAGAGCCGGGCAAAACCGCCCGACTCGATTTTTCTCGAAGTTTCTGAATCTCTCCCACCAGCGATGAAACTTCGCAGCCTCAGGCCGCTTATTCGTCGAGCTTTAGCACGCTCATAAACGCCTCCTGCGGCACCTCTACCGTGCCGAGCTGGCGCATGCGCTTCTTGCCTTCCTTCTGCTTTTCGAGGAGTTTCTTCTTGCGCGAAATGTCGCCGCCGTAGCACTTTGCGAGAACGTCTTTGCGAAGCGCCTTCACGGTCTCGCGGGCGATAATGCGCCCGCCCACGCAGGCCTGAATCGGCACTTCAAACAGCTGACGCGGAATTTTCTCCTTCAGCTTTTCAACCATCTTGCGGGCGCGAGGATATGCTTTTTCCGAATGAATGATGAACGAAAGCGCGTCTACCGTTTCGCCGTTGAGCAAGATGTCGAGCTTCACGAGGCTGCTCTTCTTGTAGCCCGAAAGCTCATAGTCAAACGACGCATAACCGCGCGTGCGACTCTTGAGCGCATCAAAGAAGTCATAGACGATTTCGTTGAGCGGAAGCTCATAGTGGATATCCACGCGGTCCGTATCAAGGTAATTCATATCGAGGAACGTGCCGCGCCGCTCTTGACAAAGGTCCATGATGCTGCCGACGTAATCCTTCGGGGTGTAGATGTGCGCGTCCGCAATCGGCTCGTACGCCTCCGAGATTTTGGAGGGGTCGGGATAATTCGTCGGGTTGTCGATTTCCACCGTGGAACCGTCGGTGAGCTTGAGACGATAGACCACGCTCGGCGCGGTGGTAATGATGTCAAGCGAATACTCGCGTTCCAGACGCTCCTGCACGATTTCCATGTGCAGCAGGCCGAGGAATCCGCAGCGGAAGCCAAAGCCGAGCGCCGCAGAGGTCTCCGGCTCATAGCTGAGCGCCGCATCGTTGAGCTGCAGCTTTTCGAGCGCATCGCGCAGGTCGGGGTATTTGGCGCCGTCCGCCGGATAAATGCCGCAGAAAACCATCGGCTGCGCCGGGCGGTAGCCGGGCAGCGGCTCTTTGGCAGGGTTGTCCGCCAATGTAATGGTGTCGCCCACGCGTGCCTCGCGCACCGCTTTAATGGAAGCGGAAAGCACACCGACGTCGCCTGCGCGTAAGCAGTCGGTCGGCTCGAATTTCGTAGCGCGCATGAAGCCGCAGTCCACTACGGTAAATTCGCTGCCGGTGCTCATCATGCGGATGGTGTCGCCCGGCTTCACGGTTCCGTCAAACACGCGAACGTGCGCCACCGCGCCTTTGTAGGAATCGTAGTAGGAGTCGAAAATCAACGCTTTGAGCGGCGCGTTTTCGTCGCCCTTCGGCGGCGGAACATTTTTAACGATCTGCTCCATGACGGCTTCGACGTTCGTACCGAGCTTTGCGGAGATGCACGGCGCTTCATCGGCGGGAATTCCGATGATGTCTTCAATTTCCTTGCGCACCTTTTCGGGCTGCGCGCTCGGAAGGTCGATTTTATTGATGACGGGGATGATTTCAAGTCCCGCGTCTACGGCGAGATATGTGTTGGCAAGCGTCTGCGCTTCAATGCCCTGCGAGGCATCCACGATGAGGATGGCGCCTTCGCACGCGGCAAGGGAGCGCGAAACCTCATAGTTGAAGTCTACATGGCCCGGCGTATCAATGAGGTTGAAAATGTAGTCTTCCCCGTTTTTGGCGTGATAAAGAAGGGTTACGGCATGCGCTTTGATGGTGATACCGCGCTCACGCTCAAGCTCCATGTCGTCGAGAATCTGGTCTTCCATCTCGCGCAGAGGAACGGAGTCGGTCAGCTCCAATATCCGGTCGGCAAGTGTACTCTTGCCGTGGTCTATGTGTGCAATAATGCAGAAATTGCGAATATTCTTGCGGGGTATTTCCAAAAAACCACCTGCTTTCCCGGTCTTAAAAAACAGGGCGCCGAAAGGCGTCCTGCTCGATGATTTCTGTTTGTGTTCTGCGGCAGACTCAGTAGCGGTTTAATCCGCGGTAATATCTGTCGTTGAGTAAATGTTTCTTCTTGCCGCGTTTACGCCTACGGTAGCGGCTGCGGCCCGGCCCGCTGGGCGGACGGCGATTGCTGAAAATGACAATGAGCACCACAACAATGCCGAGCAAAATGCAAACCCATGCGAGAACACCTATCTGGTTCATCTTTGAAGAAGGTATCCCGCTCGAAGCAGAAGCAAGCGGGTCATACTCGACCACGCTGTCCGCCTCAGGGAGAATAATTTCGGCGGCAGAGGACGCCGGAGAAGACGAAACGAAATTGAAAAAGTCCGGCATGGAGCTCATGGATGAAGAAGACGAAGCCGTGCGGCGTTTTTTCTTCGGTTTCTTTGAGGAAACCGGTTTGCTAACCGTGGGTGGCACAGAAGCCATAGTTTGTTGAGCTGAACTAGGCGATGAACTCTCTCCGTGTGATGAACTTGATTTAGACGATGACGATGTTTTTGAAGATGAAGATGAAGATGAAGACGCTTGAGGCGATGATGACGTTTCACTTGAACCGGGTCCTTCCGCAAACGCATCTATCGATGTATAAGTAAACAGAAAAAAAGCCAGCATGAGAAGGCAAAGCAATTTTTTCCGTCCGTTCATGAAAAACCTCCGTTGCAAGCGCAGTGCAACAAGCCCTGCGAAAAAACACAAATACCCTGTTTCTCACCAATTATATCAAAAAAGCGGTGTCTGCCCGGCAAACCGGGTATGCCGCCCATGAAAATTCAGAAATAACAAGAATAATTATAGCATATTCCAGTGCTATTGCAAGCAAAGTTCAGATTTTTGCCGGTAATTTGGTAAATGAGTGTTTTTTCGTCACCAAAGCCGATTTTCCGACATTCATAGTCCACAACTGCAATCCCCAGAAAGAGGAGAATCAGCAGCAGTGTTGTAAAGAACGAAATGAGAAATGCGCGGATTTCACGTCTGTGCATGGGGCTTTCCACTTCCTTTGTTTATGTTAATCCCTGCAGCACCTTCGCAAGGGATTGGCCCACCAAAGTACCGCTGTATTTCGCTTCATCGAGGGTATTCGCGTCTGTGCCGATTTCAATGAGCAGCGAGCCTTTCGTGACGTTTTCGTTATAACGGCGCGCGCAGAAATCGAGCGGGCGCGCGAGGCCCGGCGCATCTTTGGCAAGCTGATTTTGAATGCGCAGGGCAAGGCGCAGGTTATATTCCCAGTTCGGGAAGCCGAGGGTTCCGTCGTCGTCGCAGCCGGAAAGAATCATCACTTGCGCAGCCTTTTTGCCGCCCACGACCGCAGTGGTTTTCAGCATGGTTCCGTCGTCGCGGTGCATGGCGTCACGGTGAATATCCAGCGTCACTTTGATGCTGGGGTATTGTTTCAGGTTCTTCTGCATCGTTGCGAGCGAGCGGTCATAGGAACCGTCGTAGGCAGGGTAATCGTGGACCGTCTTGTCATGCACAACGCCGATGCCCGCCGTTTCAAGCTGTTCGGCAATTTTGTCCCCCACGGCACACACCGTTTTCGTGAGGTCCGTGGTACGTGCCGTGCAGTCATACGACTCCGTAGTATGCGTGTGATAGATGAGCACCTGGGGAGCTTTGGAATCCTTCGCAATTTTAATGCCGGTAGCCTGCGTCAGCTCCTTCGCAAAATCAACCGACTTGTGCTTTTCCGTAGCATTTTTCACCCAGAAGTTGCCGACCTGCGTCCCGCCGTTGGCTGCGCTTACCTCCAGGACTTTATTGTTCAAAACCACAGATGAAGATTCGGAAGAAGCAGAAGGTGCCGAGGATGGGGACACTCTCGAAGATACCTTTTGAGAGACGGAGCTGGTCGGCGCACTCTGCGGAACGGAAGAAGGTGGTTCGGGAATTCCGGTTCCGTCTTCTTCCTCCTGACGGAAGAATTCATCGGTGTTGCCCGCGGGAAGAATGAAGCCCGCCGCTACCGCCGCCGCCTTTCCTCCCGTTCCTTTGGGGATGCGCACTGCCACACAGAAACTTCCCAGCAGTGCGAGCGCCGCAGCGGCAAAAATCGGCGCTTTTCTTCCCATCTCTTTCATCCGTCCGCCCTCCGAACCTTTTCTCCGCAGGATAAAACCTACCGATAATTTTATGCTCACCCACCCGGTGGTTATGCGGAAAAGCCCGTCCCGGTTCTGTCTCCGCCAAGCGAAACGCCGGGGCGCGGCTGCGGCAACATGCCGCCGGGAGCGAGTAAAAACTCTCCCGGCAAACTAAGCTCTCGGTTTCCGCCAAGCAAAACGCCGGGGCGTGGCTGCGGCAACATGCCGCCGGGGCGTGGCTGCGGCAACATGCCACCGGGAGCGAGTAAAAACTCTCCCGGCAAACGAAGCTCTCGGTTTCCGCCAAGCCAAATGCCGGGGAGTGACCGCGGAAGCATTCCGCACTCAGCCGGCTAGCTGGGCAAATTCCTCCACGCTCAGAGAAGGATTCAGGGCGCGGTTGATACCCATGGCAAGAAGGCGCGAGCCGCGGTCAATGATGAGGTCGATTTCGCGGGGCGTAACCATCATCTGTGCCCCACGCGGAGCCGCTTTTTCTTCCGGCACTCCGTCGCCGGCAAGGTCCTGCGCAAACGTGGAGGCATCTACCACCGTGGGGATTCCGATGCTGATAACCGGCACGCCGAGCGTGCTCGCGTCAATGCGCGGCCTGCTGTTGCCAACCCCAGCACCCGGCGAAATGCCCACCGAGCTGAGCTGTACCGTGCATCCGAGCCGCGCGGGGTTGCGCGCCGCAAGCGCATCTACGGCAATCACGGCGGCTGGCTGTGTCTCGTTCACAATGGCGCGCAATACTTCGAACGCCTCCATGCCCGTGCATCCGAGCACACCCGGGCTGACGACCGAGACCGGACGTAAGCCTTCAAGCCCCGTTACTTTCGCGATTTCCCCTTTGATGTGCCGCGTTGCAAGCACACGCTCCGCCGCAAGCGGGCCGAGCGCGTCCGGCGTCACGGCGCGGTTTCCGAGACCCGCCGCAAGCACCAGGCCTTCTTTCGGCACCAAAGAGGCAAGCTCTTCCGTGAAAAGTTCCAGAAGGGTGTCATCGGGGTCAGTATGGTCGGAAATCGAGCCGACTTCCAGCGTAATGTAAACCCCGCCATCCTCTTCGATGCGCGTAACCTTGCAGCCGTCTTTTTCGCGCACCGTCCGTTTTGAAGTCTCATTTTTTTCAAGCGCCAAGTCTGTACGAAAATTCATAATTTTTCTTCCCCTTTCGGCCATATCGGCCGACAGATTTTTCTTGCTTTTTTTCGTCGCAAATGTTATCATACTATATAAGACTGCCGAAGGAGGTGGAACCATGCCCAACATCAAATCGGCGAAAAAGCGTGTGAAGATCACCGCGGTGAAAACGATGAGGAATAAGGCTGCGACTACGGAATTGAAGACAGAAATTAAGAAGGCCGTTGCCGCTATTGAAGCCAACGACGCCAACAAGGTGCAACTCGTGCGTGCAGCTGTGAAGAAGATTGACCATGCTGCTGCGCGTGGAATCATTCATAAGAACAACGCTGCCCGTAAAAAGTCCGCGCTGGTTCGCAAACTGAACGCAAATGCGTAACCGTTTGGTCAGAACGTAGAAGCAGAGCATTCACACGCTCTGCTTTTTTTGCACTCTTTCGCAGGCGATTCGTCCGTCTTTGTTCCCGTTGACATTTGTCTGATTATTGATTATGATAGAACTAGATTGTGGAACCTGTTTAGGTTGGTTCCCTGAAAATGGGGGTGTCCGAATTGAAAAAGTCCGGTAAACTGTCCGTGTTAATTACCGTAGTTTCGTTGTTAGCTGCGGCTGTTTCCTTGGCCGTTGCTGTTGTACTCTACCTCGAAAAAAAGAAAAAAGATGAAGAAGATCTCGAACATTATCTGGACTGTTCGATTCAGTAACACCGCAAATAAAGATGTACGGACAGGCTCATGAAGCCTGCCCGTTTTTGTTTATCTGCCTTTGCCGCCGAACGAGCGGACGGCAGTTCTGGCGCGCATGACGGCACGGAAGGTGTACTTTGCCACCTGCCAGAGCAGCGTCATCATCCAGCTGCCGCTGATGGCACGGAAAACAGTCCATGCGTAAGAAGCATAGCGGTACCCTGCTTTCACCTTTCGGAAGTTAGGGTTAACTCTTATCTCCCGATTTTGAAAACAAAGCGGCTAGGTAGCCGAAAAACACCGCCGCCGCGATTCCGGCCGCCCCCGCCGTCACGCCGCCGGAAAAAACGCCCAAAAAGCCTTTTTCACGCACGGCTTCCAGCGTGCCTTTCGCCATTAGATAGCCGAATCCGGTCAACGGAACGGTAGCGCCGGCACCGGCGTAATCCACAAGAGGTTCATAAACGCCGAGCGCACCCAGAAGGACACCGAGCGTGACGAAAGAAACCAGAATCCGCGCCGGCGTCATCTTGGTAAAATCCAGCAGAAGCTGTGCCACAACGCAGATGGCTCCGCCGACTACAAATGCCCGCACAAACTCCATGATTTTTCACCTCGCGGTTAGTTTCGCCTGGCCGCTTGTTCCCTATTCATCGAAAGGAGAAGAAATGAACCGGAAAATCGTTTTTTTCGATCTCGACGGCACTCTGCTCGGCAAACGCAGTGGGAAGCTGTTTCAAATCCCCGGCGACGCACTGCAGGCGATTGACGAAATGAAACGCCGCGGGCACATGGCCGTGGCCTGCACAGGGCGGCCGATAAGATTCGTGCGTCATTTCTTCCCCGGCGTC
This genomic interval carries:
- the rpsT gene encoding 30S ribosomal protein S20 translates to MPNIKSAKKRVKITAVKTMRNKAATTELKTEIKKAVAAIEANDANKVQLVRAAVKKIDHAAARGIIHKNNAARKKSALVRKLNANA
- the gpr gene encoding GPR endopeptidase; protein product: MNFRTDLALEKNETSKRTVREKDGCKVTRIEEDGGVYITLEVGSISDHTDPDDTLLELFTEELASLVPKEGLVLAAGLGNRAVTPDALGPLAAERVLATRHIKGEIAKVTGLEGLRPVSVVSPGVLGCTGMEAFEVLRAIVNETQPAAVIAVDALAARNPARLGCTVQLSSVGISPGAGVGNSRPRIDASTLGVPVISIGIPTVVDASTFAQDLAGDGVPEEKAAPRGAQMMVTPREIDLIIDRGSRLLAMGINRALNPSLSVEEFAQLAG
- the spoIIP gene encoding stage II sporulation protein P encodes the protein MKEMGRKAPIFAAAALALLGSFCVAVRIPKGTGGKAAAVAAGFILPAGNTDEFFRQEEEDGTGIPEPPSSVPQSAPTSSVSQKVSSRVSPSSAPSASSESSSVVLNNKVLEVSAANGGTQVGNFWVKNATEKHKSVDFAKELTQATGIKIAKDSKAPQVLIYHTHTTESYDCTARTTDLTKTVCAVGDKIAEQLETAGIGVVHDKTVHDYPAYDGSYDRSLATMQKNLKQYPSIKVTLDIHRDAMHRDDGTMLKTTAVVGGKKAAQVMILSGCDDDGTLGFPNWEYNLRLALRIQNQLAKDAPGLARPLDFCARRYNENVTKGSLLIEIGTDANTLDEAKYSGTLVGQSLAKVLQGLT
- the spoVAE gene encoding stage V sporulation protein AE produces the protein MEFVRAFVVGGAICVVAQLLLDFTKMTPARILVSFVTLGVLLGALGVYEPLVDYAGAGATVPLTGFGYLMAKGTLEAVREKGFLGVFSGGVTAGAAGIAAAVFFGYLAALFSKSGDKS
- the lepA gene encoding translation elongation factor 4 → MEIPRKNIRNFCIIAHIDHGKSTLADRILELTDSVPLREMEDQILDDMELERERGITIKAHAVTLLYHAKNGEDYIFNLIDTPGHVDFNYEVSRSLAACEGAILIVDASQGIEAQTLANTYLAVDAGLEIIPVINKIDLPSAQPEKVRKEIEDIIGIPADEAPCISAKLGTNVEAVMEQIVKNVPPPKGDENAPLKALIFDSYYDSYKGAVAHVRVFDGTVKPGDTIRMMSTGSEFTVVDCGFMRATKFEPTDCLRAGDVGVLSASIKAVREARVGDTITLADNPAKEPLPGYRPAQPMVFCGIYPADGAKYPDLRDALEKLQLNDAALSYEPETSAALGFGFRCGFLGLLHMEIVQERLEREYSLDIITTAPSVVYRLKLTDGSTVEIDNPTNYPDPSKISEAYEPIADAHIYTPKDYVGSIMDLCQERRGTFLDMNYLDTDRVDIHYELPLNEIVYDFFDALKSRTRGYASFDYELSGYKKSSLVKLDILLNGETVDALSFIIHSEKAYPRARKMVEKLKEKIPRQLFEVPIQACVGGRIIARETVKALRKDVLAKCYGGDISRKKKLLEKQKEGKKRMRQLGTVEVPQEAFMSVLKLDE